In the Variovorax sp. PBS-H4 genome, one interval contains:
- a CDS encoding DNA-binding protein yields the protein MALNQEIKERIFAAADELHAASPNGEFPNVEAVRQLSRAGMNNVVEAMKEWRAKQRKQVQAVREPLPAELHGVLQTAGQSLWETAQQLANESLEAARAAFEAEKTDLTELSAQQSAAFEAQTGELEAAQARIVELEAQAAAAIEQQHKQAGELAELRTQHEDSQRRATLAEQKAQETEHRAAELRAELDRAHQDADRLRQERDEAKARRDQADVRAEEAEGERDDALRQLAAGNAELAGLRAKMTAEAEQHAEQRKRAAEEVHRSAERMTKAESERDKARDAAATAREDAAKLRGELEAVKTQNAALLAALKPAAQSKRPPKA from the coding sequence ATGGCACTGAACCAGGAAATCAAAGAACGCATCTTTGCCGCCGCCGATGAACTGCACGCGGCCAGCCCGAACGGCGAGTTCCCGAACGTCGAAGCCGTTCGCCAACTCAGCCGCGCCGGCATGAACAACGTGGTCGAGGCCATGAAGGAATGGCGCGCCAAGCAGCGCAAGCAAGTGCAGGCCGTCCGCGAGCCGCTGCCGGCAGAGCTGCACGGCGTCTTGCAGACAGCCGGGCAAAGCCTTTGGGAGACGGCGCAGCAACTGGCGAACGAATCGCTAGAGGCCGCGCGGGCCGCCTTCGAGGCCGAGAAAACCGACCTCACCGAGCTATCGGCGCAGCAGTCGGCCGCCTTCGAGGCGCAGACGGGAGAGCTGGAAGCCGCCCAGGCCCGCATTGTCGAGCTGGAAGCCCAGGCCGCCGCCGCCATCGAGCAGCAGCATAAGCAAGCCGGCGAGCTGGCCGAGCTGCGCACGCAGCACGAAGACAGCCAGCGCCGCGCCACCCTGGCCGAGCAGAAGGCCCAGGAGACGGAGCACCGGGCGGCCGAGCTACGCGCCGAGCTGGATCGAGCGCACCAGGACGCCGACCGCTTGCGCCAAGAACGCGACGAGGCCAAGGCCCGCCGCGATCAAGCCGACGTGCGCGCCGAGGAAGCCGAAGGCGAGCGCGACGACGCCCTGCGCCAACTGGCGGCCGGCAATGCCGAGCTGGCCGGCCTGCGCGCGAAGATGACCGCCGAGGCCGAGCAACACGCCGAGCAACGCAAGCGCGCGGCCGAAGAAGTTCACCGCAGCGCCGAACGCATGACCAAGGCCGAGAGCGAGCGCGACAAAGCCCGCGATGCCGCCGCCACGGCCCGCGAGGACGCGGCGAAGCTGCGCGGCGAGCTGGAGGCCGTCAAGACGCAGAACGCCGCCCTGCTGGCCGCCTTGAAGCCCGCAGCGCAGTCGAAGCGCCCGCCGAAGGCTTGA
- a CDS encoding DUF3560 domain-containing protein, whose translation MNAYEQKQAARKARYEERAEQASAESASTYNRARDMAQAIPFGQPILVGHHSETRDRNYRDRIHTTYGKAFALQDKAKHYEQKAASVGTGGISSDDPDAIEKLRAELANVEQAQERMKAANKAIRTHKTEETRIAALVAQGLTEAQAAELLKPDFAGRVGFPSYALSNNNANARRIAGRIAELEKRRQRVDVEQEAEGYTYREDTEENRVMFVFPGKPDEATRALLKRHAFKWSPSRGAWVRQLNNAGIWAGQEVKKALNALTKVGDV comes from the coding sequence ATGAACGCATACGAACAGAAGCAAGCCGCCCGCAAGGCCCGTTACGAGGAACGCGCCGAGCAGGCCAGCGCCGAGAGCGCGAGCACCTACAACCGCGCCCGAGACATGGCCCAGGCGATCCCCTTCGGCCAGCCGATCCTTGTCGGCCATCACAGCGAGACGCGCGACCGCAACTATCGTGACCGCATCCATACCACCTATGGCAAAGCCTTCGCCCTGCAAGACAAGGCCAAGCACTACGAGCAGAAAGCGGCGAGCGTGGGCACTGGCGGCATTTCGAGTGACGACCCGGACGCCATCGAGAAGCTGCGCGCCGAGCTGGCGAACGTCGAGCAGGCCCAGGAGCGCATGAAGGCCGCGAACAAGGCCATTCGCACCCACAAGACCGAGGAAACACGCATTGCCGCACTGGTGGCCCAGGGTTTGACCGAGGCCCAGGCGGCCGAGCTGCTGAAACCGGACTTCGCGGGCCGCGTCGGCTTCCCGTCCTACGCCTTGAGCAACAACAACGCGAACGCCCGCCGCATCGCTGGCCGCATCGCCGAGCTGGAGAAGCGCCGCCAGCGTGTCGATGTAGAGCAGGAGGCCGAGGGCTACACCTACCGCGAGGACACCGAGGAAAACCGCGTCATGTTCGTGTTCCCCGGCAAGCCCGACGAGGCCACGCGCGCCCTGTTGAAGCGCCACGCCTTCAAGTGGTCGCCGTCCCGTGGTGCCTGGGTTCGCCAACTGAACAACGCCGGCATTTGGGCCGGCCAGGAAGTGAAAAAAGCCCTGAATGCGCTTACCAAAGTTGGTGACGTGTAA
- the kleA gene encoding stable inheritance protein KleA: MTHQQVQFEKPAQASSRAEVEQQKTGGMKPMKNKVMAWVDVLPGVEATGLQAKRDDIAELMAEAAELTRKAEELRSRAYFAACSLEGEARSRWTLEQIDAAKRNA, translated from the coding sequence ATGACTCACCAACAAGTTCAGTTTGAAAAGCCGGCTCAAGCATCTAGCAGAGCAGAGGTTGAACAGCAGAAAACCGGGGGAATGAAGCCGATGAAAAACAAGGTAATGGCGTGGGTGGACGTGCTGCCGGGCGTGGAAGCGACGGGGCTTCAGGCCAAGCGTGACGACATCGCCGAGCTGATGGCCGAGGCGGCCGAGCTGACCCGCAAAGCCGAGGAACTGCGCAGCCGGGCCTATTTCGCCGCGTGCAGCCTCGAAGGCGAAGCCCGCAGCCGCTGGACGCTGGAGCAGATCGACGCAGCCAAGCGCAACGCCTGA
- the radC gene encoding RadC family protein: protein MVQMKLSFDNINSDESLYVRDADGVYQVATAAQVLAGARKAADSLALPGQQFSSPQAVKDFLVAKLAGIEHEVFGVIFTDSQHRLIAYKEMFSGTIDAASVYPREIVKTALRLNASALIFTHNHPSGIASPSEADKRLTARLKEALSLIDARVLDHIIVAGSSTLSFAEHGLL, encoded by the coding sequence ATGGTTCAGATGAAGCTGTCTTTCGACAACATCAACAGCGACGAGTCGCTGTATGTCCGAGACGCTGACGGCGTATATCAGGTTGCCACCGCCGCCCAGGTTCTGGCCGGCGCTCGCAAGGCCGCCGACTCGCTGGCCCTTCCGGGCCAACAATTCAGCAGCCCGCAGGCAGTCAAAGACTTCCTGGTCGCCAAGCTGGCGGGCATCGAACACGAAGTGTTCGGCGTCATTTTCACCGACAGCCAACATCGGCTGATCGCCTACAAAGAGATGTTCAGCGGCACCATTGATGCCGCGTCCGTGTATCCACGGGAAATCGTGAAAACCGCCTTGCGGCTGAACGCTTCCGCGCTCATTTTCACTCACAACCACCCAAGTGGCATCGCTTCACCTAGCGAAGCTGATAAGCGCCTAACGGCCCGGCTCAAAGAGGCGTTGAGCCTTATAGACGCGCGCGTGCTCGACCACATCATTGTGGCCGGCTCCAGCACGCTATCGTTCGCCGAACACGGCCTTCTATGA
- a CDS encoding thermonuclease family protein, which translates to MNRRQFLAALACACTLGFASAARADFAGPVIAILDGDTIDVLIDRQPVRVRLAQIDAAEKRQAFGTRSRQALSSLVFRQSVTVADAGRDRYGRALGTVYVSGVNVNAEMVRQGMAWVYRQYATDRSLFALEDEARAGRRGLWADPSSVPPWQFRHRQHE; encoded by the coding sequence ATGAACCGCCGCCAGTTCCTGGCCGCGCTGGCCTGCGCCTGCACGCTCGGCTTCGCCTCGGCCGCGCGGGCCGACTTCGCCGGCCCGGTGATCGCCATCCTTGACGGCGACACCATCGACGTGCTGATTGACCGCCAGCCCGTGCGCGTGCGCCTCGCGCAGATCGACGCGGCCGAGAAGCGGCAAGCCTTCGGCACCCGCTCCCGTCAGGCGCTTTCCTCGCTGGTCTTCCGCCAGTCCGTCACCGTCGCCGATGCCGGCCGCGACCGCTACGGCCGCGCGCTCGGCACCGTCTATGTCTCCGGCGTCAACGTCAACGCCGAAATGGTTCGCCAGGGCATGGCCTGGGTGTATCGCCAATACGCGACCGACCGAAGCCTGTTCGCGCTGGAGGACGAAGCACGCGCCGGCCGGCGCGGCTTGTGGGCCGACCCGTCGTCGGTTCCGCCGTGGCAGTTTCGGCATCGTCAACACGAATAA